GAAACACTTAAACCTCGATAGACACTGTAACATCTTGTAGAGCTCAAGGGCCCGTATCTAGGGTTTCTCTCACTCTCTCTGTCTTTCTGCAGCAAAAGCAAATTTTAGAGAGTGCTGCAGATTGCCCTTGCAATGACGACCGTCGTTCCTACCTCCGAAGAAGATCCGGCCCTCGCCGTCGTCCGCTTCACCTCTGAGCTTGCCTGGGCCGACGCGGGTCCTGAGGTATCTATATGTACATAATTTGCATATATGTTACTGCATGTATAACTGTACATGTATGTGTCTCTTAATATGTGCCTACATCGTCCTTGGCTTTGGAAAATTTTACTGGCAACAAGGTCTTTATGTATCGGCTTCTGATTTTATAGTTTAATTCGTTTGGAATAGATTTTGGTCAGTGAATTTGATTGAATAAATGaagatttttttaacaaaattaaaattttatggttgctatctcacttttttttttttttgatttgtGGATTGCTTTTTGTCATTTGATTTAATAAAGTGCTTGCCTGCTGCTGTAATGTGCTAGTTATCTTgttcaaaattttcagaattccaAAAATGGAAGTTGGGAAAATATGGTGTAGAATTCCTCTGCTTGCTGGAGAGTGAAACAAATTATTTTGCTTGTGTGCTTGGCAGTTAAAGAATAATGTCCTTATTTTAGAATAGAAAATCGTGATATGTATAAGCGGTAAATTTAATGTAATTTGTAAGTCAGTTTATCTATGTTTTTGTTGCTGCTTAGGTTGCGGAGCAACAAGTTTCTAGGCTTTGTTTGGAAGCTCAAGAATGTATGGTGATGGCCAGATGGCTGGACTTGTCCTCTTTAATGCTTACTTCAGCTGACTTGATATTCTCCAACTCTAAAGTGTCAGAAAAAGGTATCTTTCATATTTATGATTGTCAAACAGTGTAATGCACTTCCCGTAGATTGAAGGGTAATTGTACTGCACAGTTTAAGCATAGTATGAGTGTGAGAGAGTGAATGTATGAAAAAGCAAAATTGTAACCATGCTATGTTGCATGAGAACTTCTTGCTTTTGATCAGGCTTATGATATGATTAAAATACTCCATAGACTTGTTTGAATTTTGGCTTATTCAGATGTTACTGATGAAGGTTTAcaacattaatatttttatatatgatgaGTTATTGATGCTGAAAATGTGCAAAACTTTTAAGTCCTTGTAAATTCTGGTTTATGGATCTTTGAGGTGCTTGCGGTTGGCATATTAATAGGGATTTTGAGATAGAAATATTATGTTTGATATTAGGTCATAAGTTCTTACTTGTATAAATGTAATGTTTGTCATTTATTCAGATCTAGAGTGTATCTTCACTGTTATCTGCAATCTTGTCTCCAAGTCTGAAAGTCCAGATGACGCACTTGAGATGGCAAAACTTATATGTGGAAAAGTTATTCAGCAACCAACTGACAAGCCTGCGTTGCGATTGAAGATGTATAAGAAATGATAAATTCAGTTGTATTTTAGCTTATAAATTTTTGAAAGCAGTATCTTATGCTTGCGTCTTTCATCAGCTTGTTCAACCTGTACAATCTTCTGGAGAATACATACAGCCGGTTCTATGTTTACATGAAGGCTCTAAATTTAGCAGTGAGTGGAAAAGTTACTGAGCATGTCATCCCTTCTTTCAAAAAGATTGATAGCTTCTTGAAAGAGTGGAATCTTGAGGTGAAGGATCAGAGGGATCTTTTTCTTGGAATTTCTAATGTACTGAGAGAGAGTAAGAGGTATAATAGAAAGAAAATAGTCTGAAAGTGAATTTATCTTTTCATCCATTTGATTATCATTTTCTTTtggttgggggggggggggatatTCCCAGCTCAGGAAAGGATGCTTTCAAATTCTTGACCAAGTATTTAGCAACCTTCTCTGGTGAGGACGCATATACAATGGCTGAAGCCAAGGAGGAAGCTGTGTGCACAATTATTGAATTTGTCAGGGCAACTCACATGTTTCAGGTGTGTCTCACTGAATTTTTAAGATGTCACAGGCTGTTATACATGTCCTTGAAGTTCATGTCAACTCTGTCCTATATGCTGTTTTGATGTTTAAATGCAAATACAAATGCATTAATCATCGCAGAAATGCCAAATCATCTAAAAGTATTTTGGGCTCTGATTCTGATATTGCAAGTAAGAGTTCAATCCCTTGTTAATTATGTTCGGCAATGTAGCCTGATGTCTGTTGTAAGGCCATGTAGGCTTACCTCATTTCTAATTTTTGTGGTCATGTGAAAGTGGTTAAGCATGTTTATTCTAAACAGAAATGCTATTGATCTAGAACCcaactaatttttttatgcaCAATGTACTCTGGATATCATTCAGATAGAGGTGAATTGCAAAAGGGATCAATGTAGCTGACCGGAACTAGTTTGGGATTAAGGCTTAGGTTTTGTTATAGTACTATAGATACTGGTTTTATGGCCATCTTTTTTTCtcctatttttatattttaagtatgttttcttTTATCAATTTCCTTTTGCTGTTCACatcaatacaattcttttgcttcttttttttttatatatattttctttgttGGAATAGCTCATTGGAGACATTTGTGTGCTTAGCAATTGATTTATGTAGCTCTATTGCAGTGTGACCTGCTTGATATGCCTGCTGTGGGGCAGTTGGAAAAGGACGCTAAATATGCATTGGTGTATCAGCTTTTGAAGATCTTTCTGACTCAGAGGCTAGATGCCTATTTAGAGTTTCAGGCTGCTAATTCTGCTTTGCTGAAAAGCTATGGTAATTATTCCTTCTAACATTGATAGGTGGGCTAATGTTTCTTCATTTTGAAATTTGTTTCAGCTTTTCTTCTTGCGTGCTATAGGTCTTGTTCATGAGGATTGTATAGCGAAGATGAGATTGATGTCATTGGTGGATCTTGCCTCGGATGGATCTGGTCGAATTCCATATGCTCTTATCAAGGATACTCTTCGAGTAATCAGGCTTACCTTTCTGCATTTGCAAGATTTATTGTTCTGCTTAACATTCGCCCATTATGTCTTTTATACTTGTATTGatgcaatttttttttgcaGATTAATGAGGATGAGGTGGAATTATGGGTAGTGAAGGCAATAACTGCCaagttaattaattgtaaaATGGACCAGATGACTCAATTTGTGCTTGTTAGGTAGCCTCTTGCCCTTGCTTCCGATGATAGTAATACTGTATTTCCCTGCTTAAGATTTACCTTggttattcaaatatttttctccaatttgtgaTGTGCAGTAACTGTACTGAGCGTGTATTTGGCCAGCATCAGTGGCTGACACTTAGAGTTAAACTGGCTACTTGGAGGGTAAAATTTCGTGACTAAAGAATATCTTTTTACCTTCTCTATAGTGGCATGCACCCCCTGCATTTTAGCGCTCGAAGGCAGTAGTTTTGTATTGGTATCCAGCCCATCCAATCGGTTTTATGTTAATCATGAAAATTAATTTGTTGGTTTTGTTCTAATAATTTGCCCAGCTTTCCTTCTACTGTCACTCTGTTGATGTTCTCCTGTTTTCCAGGGTAATATTGCGAATACGCTAAACACCATCCAAGCTAACAAGGTAACTGAAGATGGATCACAGGCGATGCAAGGGTTGATGATTCGTTAGGTCCTTTTAGACATTAGTTCCAAGGAGAATTTGTGTGGATTATGGAGAGGATACGATTTTATGCTATGTTTTagtttgttgtttttttttttcaagttaaGAGCCAAGTGTATTGGAAATTTTGACACAGATGTCTTGATAATCTAGCATGCTGAATGATCTTCCAGCCTATTGCATTCTCATTTCATGTTAACTCCGCTTCGCTTCTAACATTTGATTTTTAGATTTCTTCATTGATTTTCATTATTGGTCcccaaatattattttatagactaaattgaataaaaaaaatgattttattttaatgatttctaGTTATCCAAACGTGATTGATCAACACACAAGTGGATGCCAACTTCACCTGCATTCCTTCCATATTGAATTCAGCCTAAGATTTAGAGTTGACAGGGCTGGCATCGTTTAAGAAGCATTTGACGATGTTTAGTATTAGCAAAGTTCGGAAGGCAAACACATGATCCCCTTTTGTGGAGAAAACTGCTATATTTAGCTAGCCATTGATTTTATCATTTTCTGAAAGGGACTTGTTTCCCATAAAAAAGCTAGTGTAATTTTGGGTTATTGTAATTGTCTCCTGAGGACATCATAGTGTGTGCCTATTTCAGGTATCACAGCAACAATGTCTGCACTTTTAACAGTTGAAAGCCTGTGTGCTATAACAAGAACATTCCCATCCCTCACCACGGAAACAGTCgcatcctatgtatccatcaaAAAGGGGATTGGttgatgaataaaaaaataggaATATTTTGTTATCAATAAAATCTGTGCATGCTGCtattataaaattgtaattataaatatttgtaataaaattttaattattgtgaAAACAAAAGGAACTTCTTTactaatacttataatttttattattgttatatcTTTGTACGTATTTCTAGCAATAATTATTTGAATTGCcagtatatattaattttttataacaataaaattaatatcgTTATAAATGTACTGTTGCTTTTTCTgctattataattaaatgaattaacataatataatataatttatacataatatatatttaaacttCTAAATTTTACCATAAAAATCTTAtaacactttaaattttaaatgtatcataacacttaaattatttaaaaataaaattaaaatgacaCGTGAcgtgaattttttataatatttttccattaatttaaatttaaaaataattaagtgcaaaaaatatattgtaaattttatattagttTTAATAAGTTATTGACCCTCAAtggtaaaattaaataacaatttgaattttatagATATATTTCGGCATATTTATAGtttatactattttatattaaaattatataattattttagttatgttttgaataatttaaatttattataagacgtttttaaaatttagtatgtaataaaatttaagattataaataatgtaattaatttataatatgatataatataatatgatatgagaaAAGTGAAAGAAGGAAAGTGCACCAACTTGCAAAAGAAAGTAAAAGAAAGATCAATAAttgcaatttaaattttaatatatggccatgataagaataaatattattttcacaCGACTCCCTGAAAGCTGATTAGAATCTTGCTTTTACCAAAAGGAGGGCGTACATTATTGAAGAAAATTAAGATGCAAAGCAACCCCACATGTCATAAAGCATAATAATAGGTTTATTATGTTGCTGTTTATTTTAGTTGGTTTAATATGAATTCTTgagttaaaaaaacaaaaaaagaaggtATAGATAACACAAGTGTGACTCGATCGCCTTAAATTCCAATTTGCAGGCTAGCTAGTCAAAAGTTACTCCTACCTAATTATTatgcatttttctttttattgtctCATAATTGCCATTCAGTGCTGCTTTTTCTGTTTCAAGATTGATTCCAAGGCAGCCATAGCAGACCCCAGAAGATATAGTCCGAAGCAAGCTTCCTTCTCCCTTTCCAAGTCCGCACCCACTCTTTCCATCTCAACTCTTACAGTTTCTGCCCAGTTTCAACTAATTCTTATATTGCTGTTTCTCTCAATTTCCCTCCCCTTTTCAGTATCCACCAAATTCTCCATGTTGATATTATGCAAATCCTACGTTGATcacttctccatcttcttcttcctcttcataGTTGTCAAATTTCTCTCAGTTTCAGTCTCTGGGGACACCTTCTCTCCTGCTGATAACATTCTCGTCGACTGTGGTGCCTCTGGCAACTCAACAAGCCTAGATGGCCGTCAGTGGACCGGAGATGTTGGGTCAAAATTCATTTCTTCTTTTGGATCAATTGATACAAGCTCAGCCTCTAAAGCTCTTGATCTATCCACATCCGGTCACCCAGTCCCATACAGGACTGTCAGAGTTTTTCGTTCTGAATTGAAATACACTTTTCATGTTCGTTCAGGCCAGAAATTTATACGCTTGTACTTCAACCCCACTTCCGTCCAGGAGCTCAATCATGGGTCTAAGGCCTGTTTCAATGTCACAATTGGTCCCTTCACTCTTCTCAGTAACTTCAGCCTTTCCTCTTTTGCTGATTCCTTTGTTAAAGAATTCTGCATGAACGTAGGAGAGAATCAGGTTTTGGATGTAACTTTTAGACCTGATACTTCAACTGCTGCATATGGGAGTATCAGCGGAATAGAGATTGTGTCCATGCCTACTAATCTTTATTATACTGGAACAGGACATGCCCTCGGTCAGTATCTGCAGAACTACACAGCCCTTGAAATGATTCATCGATTAAATATAGGGGGAAGCTCTATATTTCCTGTAAATGATTCAGGCATGTTTCGGAGTTGGACTGAAGACAGTGATTTTGTGTTAAATCTGCCTTCCACACAAAAATTTACCAGTACAACAACTCGCATCAACTTCACAGCAATTCCTTCTTATGCTGCTCCAAGAGTGTTGTTCCAAACCGCCAGGTCCACGGGCAAAGGGATGAGTCTTACATGGAAATTAACTGTAGATTCAGGATTTAAGTATCTTGTCAGACTTCATTTCTGCGAGCTGCAACAGAATATAAAAAGGGGAGACAGGGAGTTTCAAATTTTCATTGCAAATAGATTGACCGAACCTTCTGCCGATATAATTAGATGGGCTGGGGGAACTGGAATTCCCGTGCTCAGGGACTATACCGTAAGGATGTCAAATCTCAACCAACTCTCTGTTGTTCTTCATCCTAAGGGCAAATCAGAACCAATCCTGAATGGATTGGAGTTGTTCAAGATCAACAACACAGATGGCAATCTTTGTGGACACAACACTAAACCTCTCATTGCTGCAGTTATACCTAGACCAACAGATAAGCCAGGCAAGAAATCCAAGAACATGAAGACAAAAATCATTCTAGTTGCTGGTGGAGTTACAACTGTAGTGATCATAGTATTACTGATTGTGGGCTTCACAATTTGCTGGCATTTGAAAAGAGCAAGATTCAGAGAGGATAATATGAAACCTCTGCCTGAAGGAATTTGCCGACTGTTTACAGCTGAAGAGATCAGAAATGCCTCCAACAACTTTGACAGAGATCTAGTAATCGGTGATGGTGGGTTTGGTAGAGTATTCAAAGGAAACATTGATAGTGAAAATACACCAGTAGCCATCAAGGCTCTGAAGCCAACTTCAACCCAAGGGTCTCGGGAGTTTTGGGCAGAGATTGAAATGCTTTCAAAGCTTCGTCACCCGCACTTAGTATCTCTGGTCGGATACTGCAATGATGAAAGGCTCATGATCCTCGTATACGACTACATGGCCCAAGGAACACTACGAGATCATCTTTATCATACTCATAATCCTCCGCTGTCCTGGAAGCAAAGGCTAGAGATTTGCATTGGTGCTGCTCATGGAATAAAATACCTTCATACAGGTGCAGAGCATAGTATCATTCATCGGGATATCAAGAGCTCAAATATTTTACTTGATGAGAAGTGGGTCCCCAAGGTATCTGATTTTGGACTGTCCAGATTGGGCCCTACGAGCATGTCTCGCAGCCATGTCACCACAGATGTGAAGGGTACATTTGGGTATTTAGATCCTGAGTACTATTTAACGAATCATCTGAGTGTAAAATCTGATGTGTACAGTTTTGGTGTATTGTTATTTGAAGTACTGTGTGCCAGACCAGCAGTGGATATAAGGCTAGAGGAGGAGCAACACAGCTTGGTTCAGTGGGCCAGGAAGCATGTTAAAGAAGGAACCCTTGATCAGATGATTGATCCCAATCTGAGGGGTGAAATTGCGCCAGAGAGTTTGAAGGTGTACTCAACAATTGCAGTCAAGTGCTTGCGAGACCAGAGAAATGAAAGGCCCACAATGTCAAAGGTGTTGAAGAAACTTGAACATGCACTGAGGCTGCAAGAATGTGTTGATGCTGCAGCGGAGGAGGGAAGTATGCATAGTGAGCAAAGTTCGCTTCGTGGGAGCAGCAGCCACAGCGGTCTTATAGTCCATTCTTGTCCAGCAATTTGGCAGAAATCTCCAAGAGAACCTTGCAGATTTTTCAGTGACAGGGCGAGAGTTAATAATAAGCGGGCCAAACCTGCTTCTTTACGAGGGCTCAGGGGTTTAGTTTTTGCAATTCTCGGATACAGGTCTTTGCAACGTGATAAAGGGCACTCTCCAGGTTCAAGTACGTGTGAGCCAGATTTGACATCAGAGAAAATGTTGATAGAGATTACGGcccctccaccacctgcagatcAATAATGGTTTCTCAGAGAATCAaatgtttataattaattagttaattaaagagGTTTTATGTTTCACTAAAAGCAGTAATGAAAATGTGTAAAGGTGATGGAAAATGAGGTAAAGCAAGCTAGTGCTTTtggctttttattttttcgcttTTCTCGAAACAAATCATATACAATTTAAGTGCTCTACAGATTCCTCCTCATCTGACcagttgatgtgaaatgtcCCAAACAATTTAGTTTAGCTGATAGAAACTAGAAAAACAAGGAGATAATTCCCCGTTGGCTGTGCAtgcttcctttctttatttacgTAGGCAGCTAGAACTTTTAACTAATGATGAATCCCTAATGAGTTGTATAACAGTTTCATTATAATAATTGATAATGATGAATCCCTAATGagtgaatatttaaatataactgttatatgtaataattttttatttttatctattttaataaaaaaaaattcttatttaaattttatttattaagaataaaaatacatgatatacatatataaatatattataaatttatttctgtTTGGTTTGAAATGATAAAAAATGTAACATTATCAttacatattttattaatttattttcaaatttaatattataaaatatcaattaCATAAAGTAATTAatcatattttcttttctaatatatatatatctcgtGCACTCTTATcgctttattattaaattattattattgaaataaataaatttaatttactttttaatgtgaatatattaaaaactaatcaacaaattatatattatctaaaaaatataaatataatttcaattgattaaaaaggaaaaatttatacatttttGCAAGACAGATGAAGTAGTTAAATCCGGACATTGAAAatctaattataataatttgtcATTAAAACGTTACAAATTCATGGCactctttttctattttattatttttttatattattttttattaataaatttaatattaattacatttataatatacttaattaataaaatatttaatatattttgtaaaatctgTAATATGTACTGCATATGtaaccatatatatatatatataaggtaAAACTAAATGTATTTACttataagaaaatgaaaaaatatattaacatgCAACCAATGTAGTATTAccacaattaattaaaaattgataataagattttgtattatattaaaatatatttttaaatataatatttaatttatctaaaataatttactatttaattcatgTGATATACAAAAACTCACTAATTAATCTCCTAACTTGAATGAATACATTAAAACTTATTtactatattaaaaattttattaataaatttttttattaattttatatattaaatattttattagtatctctttaaatcattatttaattttataaaaatattttaaattttttaatatttaacggttaaaattaataaaagtaattaattaataaaattttacaatttacAAATTAATGAGTGAATTTTCttacattataaaaattatatatatatattcagacgtaattgtaaatttaaatttgagtaACTTCTATTGCTTCATCATATATAAAACTGTTAgctacaaataaaaaatacaaatatatataaatcatgatcaaattaattactattgttacttattttataatatttaaatattttagtcgacataatattaaaaataaataaaaatatttatactaattattatggtgtataaaaatacaataaaaaatcatattaataaCGTAAGCTTACGCAATACTGATAAATTTTGTATGTCGATAATGATGAgatgattaatattaattagtCAATTTAACTTTCAACGGGTGAGGTTAGATATTATGAGttgttattattaatcaattaaatatgcagtatttttaaaatttattaattttaataagtctgcctataaatttgaattaattgcGTCAATAGATTTTatactaaaaaaagaaaagaaaaatactgcatcgttttatttattaatttattagaatAATTTTGCTTTGTTGTTTCTTTCGGTTGAAGATGTTTGGATTATCTTGGGGATATTAACGATGACCGTCTTTCCGGTTCTTTCTGGTTCTCTTTGACTGTTTGTGGAAGCCAGAGCTCTACCAAGCTTTTCTCTCATTGGTGGTTGCACATCTTGGACTTGGTTCTTCACGTCTCATCCAGATTTAGGTTTGCATGCAGATTTCTCTGCCTCAGGTGATCTCCTCCTTACCCtagaagaaataaaatatttcctcTCCTCTGTCATTCAGTGAGTTTGCTATGGCCACTTGTGGCTCCTTGTTGGAGGAGATTTTGTTTAGCCGGTCCTCAGCTGCTTTGGGTGGAGTTTCTTCTGATAGATGGCGCAGTGCAGCTTGGAGCAATCTCGGATCTGGCTTATGTCTCAGGTCAAGTTTGTCGGTTGTAGAGATCTGATTCTtttttatgtgggttttatttTTGGACCCTGAGCCCTTTAGTATTTTGGGCTCATTTGTAGCTTGAGCCTTTAATTATGTAGGCCTCTAATCTGTTATTTGATCTAATGGATTTTACCttggaaaaaattatatataaaaaaaaaggcaCATGGCTTGTCGGTAGACTTCAATTATTGGCTGCGTGGCGATTGAGGATAAATGCAAACAATGAGAGAACCAGCACTGAGCAATTGGCACAActgaattaattatttacaattatTGAACGGAGTTCTCTTGTTAATTTCATATTCTATCTTCTAGATTTAATAATTGTGGATGCCATATGTTTGCTCCTTCTCTGGCTAAAATTGCTATTAATCACGataattttagaaaatcatCATATTCTATTTAATTATCTATAGCTAGATTTTCCACATTGAAGATCATatcatttcttaaaaaaaaaccaataaatttaatttaatttgcaaAATTATTCCATATATTTATTACTAgttaattttcaaataataatctaacataaatttttatttagacaAAGTTCAAGATTAGTTTATTTACCTCAAAGCTGGAAATTTCAGCCATGAAGTACCaatttaaaagaagaagaagaggaggagaaaTATTTGAACACACTGGAgtggaagagagagagagaaagagttgAAGCTAGCAGCAGCTGGACATGGCTATGACAGTACAGTAAGCTAACTAGCGTTCGCAGTTGCGGTCGTAAATGCGAGCATTGCAAAGATTTTGTGGTGGAAGGCAGTAGTGTACGGAATCTCGACATTTAGTAAGAGGTGGCGGAGGATTTCCAGGGTTACCAATAGCTGGGGTAGAACCCACAAGCATTCTACTAAACTCAGAGTCCATCACGAACTCAGACTCAACATTAGTTTCCCCTATGGACAAGTGGTTGCCACCCATGATCTTTGAAACACCAGCTCTGCAATGGCTTGTGCTCAGCAGAATCAGTACCACCACTGCTACGACTGATTCAGAGAAAAACCTCATTGATCTGCCTCTTCTCAACCCCATCTTCCACCTTTTCTGCTGCTGTGTAGATTCATATAAATAATGGGAGCTTTTTTCTGAGTGGTGGTAATGTGAAAGCGAGTgaattgaattttcttttttagctACCTAATGCAAAGTTTAAAACAATAGATATATACGACAAATCATAGCCCTTCATGCTTGTCGTTATGTTTTTCAAGTATATTCCAAATAATTTAGATGGTAGCAAAAGTTTCGACTTTTTGAGATAAGTAATCAATGGCTAaggatttcttttttaatttatttattttttcaattggaAAACGAAATTTGTCACACaccaaaaatttaaaaccttatcTCCATATTCTCGTTCCCACTTCACATATATATCTcatttttttcaaagaaaatttatataaaaaatgtttttaatttgAGTATTTCAGTTCTGATAAATATTCGGTATCTTATAGTGATAAGTCTAAATATATACTTTAATATCATTAATAGTGACTTATGTCTCTGgtacaaaaattaattaattaaataataattatttgttaaatttCCTAAAAAATCACTTTTTAGTTTTTAAGTTTTGAggtatttaataaatttgtttctttattttaaaagttaatatgTTTATCTCTAAATTTTGATACCGTCAAAATTCAAgtttgttattaaatttattattataaaaatatatattatttataaaaaaataatttataatttcattatattaaattaatattttgtaaaataatttttatatcaatatttcTAGTAGCgtctaaaaattattatttaatctagaAATTACTGTTTTTTATTAATGGTATAGTACTGTAAGTActattttaatacaaattaaacTACAAATTAAACGGTATGATATTATagatcataaaataaaaaattgataaaaatattgacttttttttatagttttccATTATTCATAACACccttaattaatttaagaaattctttCAAAGCGAATCACTTCCATTTAAATGCATTActcaataatttttcttttcaagaTTTCATGAAACAAAAGTTACATGCATCAAAAACCAATTCAATGATATTCACCAAACGTCCCCTCACCCATATCCTTTGTTCTCCCTCAAACACATTTTTCCAATTACCATTTCATTCCATACTCGATCAAATCTTTTGAAACCTTTCAACAACCACATAGCAACTCAATTCCCAATCAACTTACACTGCAAATCTTCAATCTCCTCCTGCTCTTTGTTTTTGCTCTTGTTATGATTGCTATTAAGAGTGTTCATGAATTAGATAAATCTAACTAAtccaaatcaataaatttaattaaatgattatATTGTATTAATTTGTATCTTTTAttcaatttctataattttttattggttaactaataaataattattttatatttcattataCATTTTAATCCtaattttatttctctttgtttagttattaatttggtttgtatataatattaattagattttttatatttacgtTATTGTTACAGGAATGCAATATCTCAATttcaatgattttatttttatttttaatttctgaaaatttaaaattagctatatttttcacttataatatattttatagagacattattataattttatgataatttttcatttttgcaaaCTTAAAATTGGccatatttctaaaaaaaattaaaataatgtaaaaaattatttgttttgaatttt
The Manihot esculenta cultivar AM560-2 chromosome 1, M.esculenta_v8, whole genome shotgun sequence genome window above contains:
- the LOC110630121 gene encoding eukaryotic translation initiation factor 3 subunit M, which encodes MTTVVPTSEEDPALAVVRFTSELAWADAGPEVAEQQVSRLCLEAQECMVMARWLDLSSLMLTSADLIFSNSKVSEKDLECIFTVICNLVSKSESPDDALEMAKLICGKVIQQPTDKPALRLKILFNLYNLLENTYSRFYVYMKALNLAVSGKVTEHVIPSFKKIDSFLKEWNLEVKDQRDLFLGISNVLRESKSSGKDAFKFLTKYLATFSGEDAYTMAEAKEEAVCTIIEFVRATHMFQCDLLDMPAVGQLEKDAKYALVYQLLKIFLTQRLDAYLEFQAANSALLKSYGLVHEDCIAKMRLMSLVDLASDGSGRIPYALIKDTLRINEDEVELWVVKAITAKLINCKMDQMTQFVLVSNCTERVFGQHQWLTLRVKLATWRGNIANTLNTIQANKVTEDGSQAMQGLMIR
- the LOC110630084 gene encoding receptor-like protein kinase FERONIA, whose amino-acid sequence is MHFSFYCLIIAIQCCFFCFKIDSKAAIADPRRYSPKQASFSLSKSAPTLSISTLTVSAQFQLILILLFLSISLPFSVSTKFSMLILCKSYVDHFSIFFFLFIVVKFLSVSVSGDTFSPADNILVDCGASGNSTSLDGRQWTGDVGSKFISSFGSIDTSSASKALDLSTSGHPVPYRTVRVFRSELKYTFHVRSGQKFIRLYFNPTSVQELNHGSKACFNVTIGPFTLLSNFSLSSFADSFVKEFCMNVGENQVLDVTFRPDTSTAAYGSISGIEIVSMPTNLYYTGTGHALGQYLQNYTALEMIHRLNIGGSSIFPVNDSGMFRSWTEDSDFVLNLPSTQKFTSTTTRINFTAIPSYAAPRVLFQTARSTGKGMSLTWKLTVDSGFKYLVRLHFCELQQNIKRGDREFQIFIANRLTEPSADIIRWAGGTGIPVLRDYTVRMSNLNQLSVVLHPKGKSEPILNGLELFKINNTDGNLCGHNTKPLIAAVIPRPTDKPGKKSKNMKTKIILVAGGVTTVVIIVLLIVGFTICWHLKRARFREDNMKPLPEGICRLFTAEEIRNASNNFDRDLVIGDGGFGRVFKGNIDSENTPVAIKALKPTSTQGSREFWAEIEMLSKLRHPHLVSLVGYCNDERLMILVYDYMAQGTLRDHLYHTHNPPLSWKQRLEICIGAAHGIKYLHTGAEHSIIHRDIKSSNILLDEKWVPKVSDFGLSRLGPTSMSRSHVTTDVKGTFGYLDPEYYLTNHLSVKSDVYSFGVLLFEVLCARPAVDIRLEEEQHSLVQWARKHVKEGTLDQMIDPNLRGEIAPESLKVYSTIAVKCLRDQRNERPTMSKVLKKLEHALRLQECVDAAAEEGSMHSEQSSLRGSSSHSGLIVHSCPAIWQKSPREPCRFFSDRARVNNKRAKPASLRGLRGLVFAILGYRSLQRDKGHSPGSSTCEPDLTSEKMLIEITAPPPPADQ